A section of the Candidatus Cloacimonadaceae bacterium genome encodes:
- a CDS encoding NADH-quinone oxidoreductase subunit D, with translation MKALYPPIVDGKSIYDMDSGKYLKMWQGPQHPGVTGNMSLELDICGDQIISCKTHVGYLHRGFEKLMERRRYINCFPIVCRICVPEPDTNEYLFAAAVEELLGIEIPERAKWLRTLNMELSRLASFLMWIGGQSGAFGMGTVPQWALAHRDFVLDLFEEWTYARIYHMYMIPGGVRGEIPEGWEEHTRQVMDNVEKLLEEIRHVMLNNGIFKMRAQGLGIVTAEMVDRFGAVGPVARGSGMKRDVRKDSPYLAYDQLDFEVVTETAGDAYARTLVRWREMHQSISLIRQILDKMPREGEFYTTLPNILHLKVPAGETYVRAESTRGEYGYYIVSDGTPFPRKVTVRGPSYCHAMSLLEHLAVGTNIADTHGLMLSLHTYPPEIER, from the coding sequence ATGAAAGCACTATATCCCCCGATCGTGGATGGCAAATCAATCTATGACATGGACAGCGGCAAATATCTGAAGATGTGGCAGGGACCACAGCACCCCGGCGTGACCGGGAACATGAGCCTGGAGCTGGATATCTGCGGAGATCAGATTATCTCCTGCAAGACCCACGTGGGCTATCTGCACCGCGGCTTTGAAAAGCTGATGGAGCGCCGCCGCTATATCAACTGCTTTCCAATCGTCTGCCGCATCTGCGTCCCGGAACCGGATACCAATGAATATCTCTTCGCCGCCGCAGTGGAAGAGCTTCTCGGAATCGAGATCCCAGAACGCGCCAAGTGGCTGCGCACTTTGAACATGGAGCTTTCCCGCCTTGCCAGTTTCCTGATGTGGATCGGCGGGCAGAGCGGCGCCTTCGGCATGGGCACAGTACCCCAATGGGCTTTGGCGCATCGGGACTTTGTGCTCGATCTCTTTGAAGAATGGACCTACGCCCGCATCTATCACATGTATATGATTCCCGGAGGCGTGCGCGGAGAGATTCCCGAAGGTTGGGAAGAGCACACCCGCCAGGTGATGGACAACGTGGAAAAGCTGCTCGAGGAAATCCGCCACGTCATGCTAAACAACGGCATCTTCAAGATGCGCGCCCAGGGACTGGGTATCGTCACTGCTGAGATGGTTGATCGTTTTGGCGCCGTCGGACCCGTTGCACGTGGCAGCGGCATGAAAAGAGACGTCCGCAAGGACAGCCCCTACCTCGCCTATGATCAGCTTGATTTTGAGGTCGTGACCGAAACCGCAGGCGACGCCTATGCCAGAACTCTTGTCCGGTGGCGTGAAATGCATCAAAGCATCTCCCTAATCCGTCAAATTCTGGATAAAATGCCCCGCGAAGGAGAGTTTTACACCACTCTGCCAAATATTCTGCATCTGAAAGTCCCCGCTGGAGAGACCTATGTCCGTGCTGAATCCACCCGCGGCGAATACGGTTATTACATTGTCTCCGACGGCACTCCCTTCCCACGAAAAGTCACCGTGCGCGGTCCTTCCTATTGCCATGCGATGTCCCTGTTGGAGCATCTCGCGGTCGGCACAAACATCGCCGACACGCATGGTTTGATGCTTTCCCTGCACACTTATCCCCCGGAAATCGAGAGGTAA
- a CDS encoding NADH-quinone oxidoreductase subunit C: MKHIFEELSTRFAVSNYTQNRDDLAFFFVQKEQAVSLIIHLRDFHHYTHLVLITCVDWIEDGNFQLTYLLHNYHNHMDIGIKVLINREEALMDSIHLLWEQARTYQRELFEMFGISFPGSPGMKEPFILEGWQGPPVMRRDFDTKKYSDETYSHRPREIHEPEEHMKQKLYPED, from the coding sequence ATGAAACACATATTTGAAGAACTCTCCACCCGTTTCGCCGTCTCTAATTATACGCAAAATCGCGACGACCTCGCTTTCTTCTTCGTGCAAAAAGAGCAGGCAGTCAGCCTGATCATTCATCTGCGGGACTTCCATCATTACACGCATCTGGTGTTGATTACCTGCGTGGATTGGATCGAAGACGGCAACTTCCAGCTCACTTATCTGCTGCATAACTATCACAACCACATGGACATCGGAATCAAGGTCTTGATAAACCGTGAAGAAGCATTGATGGATTCGATTCATCTCTTGTGGGAACAGGCGCGCACCTATCAGCGCGAGTTGTTTGAAATGTTCGGCATCTCCTTCCCCGGCAGCCCTGGCATGAAAGAACCCTTCATCTTGGAAGGCTGGCAGGGACCACCCGTCATGCGCAGAGATTTTGACACCAAGAAATATAGCGACGAAACCTACAGTCACCGCCCTCGCGAGATCCATGAACCAGAAGAACACATGAAACAAAAGCTTTATCCGGAGGACTGA